The following coding sequences are from one Ornithodoros turicata isolate Travis chromosome 1, ASM3712646v1, whole genome shotgun sequence window:
- the LOC135378173 gene encoding hyaluronan mediated motility receptor-like, whose product MSFPRAKITRFNDVQNITPAVGSYNPQLQVHTPSTKFGLPARSRSALSTPSSSVSSTPDCSFKIPHTPGSRAERNVKLKLDLQSSTENLSEMQSAFERELAGASELPCINCSKFQDDLEQAIISRVDLEQKLKMMEESVLEVTQQRSDLEQLAVDVKQQAEVLKSALAERESEKCELAGRLADVMRERDYLLSKCDKFEQVSKAATKLESVNEELTCKLESIQHNMNEVTQEKNGLALMLEELEVEKAVLKENLDKSEALIASLTQKNSQQTFELKSEITKNKHLDECLIEEHKKVALLQSQLETGASEVALLISDQKELKEKLTYVEEDRNLHSMESTKLSSQVAELLSEKQHLDRKLHDAEEISVLLQAEINKVSAELKAELSNKNEMEQTLASLKLEANELHNMVHQGETSVTELEACKKDLEQKLVAADKQLAEAFKDLSELSANFETMKNDNESLSRKLRAAELNAASFSSVNSELLAKLNDAKEKSDELQECLAQKDAEITEMSLELISEIDRMKTFQRELEQQLLSAEDSRNVLCKDVEELMGEVEVLTDEKSLLSTKVSDACIEIASMKEDVGKLHSNLEDAEKRASDSEVARRNLEEQLIERTTRIRELDDRQSQLSGTIAMLEREAALHCEKLQENEKGLVTLSEKNRLLLDDLKAEQALSAAYKESVVKQCNKALQLQSELASVTATAAYERKNLKRSVDEAIKTVEELRLANSKLVNNEKSLLDDKQQVVRQLQEALAESANLQMQLNEACEILNIEKAERNKLEVEMGRLKESTAKLQMMLQETCANLTGSEMQLAQLQGKMESAESMIALLRQEKECTSEQLKVAQHETATAAQKLKELEQNIIALMSEKDLLTSKLDSEQEECNTLKALLLEKDSKTLELESQLSHFSVEAAAKEQLCNAMKQKIECLAATNEELKRDNNKTAGQVVTLQVELQNANACAQVEKTKRTELEANLKESQARGAVLESHLQDIANKANALHACKVNLSEQVACLQQQLVHAKEDCNNMHLEVRELKQSLEQLSSSNVENERHVKKYTTVCQHLDKENRHLSDELKKLKEVKEECISDMKLRLRKAEADGEKWQKAYELLMAKVGPFEEQLNMYQLEKQALEEQNEATTSQLSEVCSKYAKLLGHQNHRQKIHYVDKLAQQNLQMKQELFKLREQTQVQRVQIGKLEIELVRATGKRHGNELKENIHPAS is encoded by the exons ATGTCGTTCCCACGTGCAAAAATTACACGCTTTAATGACGTTCAAA ACATCACACCTGCTGTTGGTAGCTACAACCCGCAGCTACAAGTGCACACTCCATCAACGAAGTTCGGCTTGCCTGCCAGATCACGGAGCGCTT TGTCTACACCCTCATCTTCGGTGTCTTCGACACCTGACTGTTCCTTCAAGATCCCACATACACCGGGAAGTCGT GCAGAAAGAAACGTAAAGCTAAAGCTAGATCTCCAATCCAGCACTGAAAACTTGTCTGAAATGCAGTCTGCATTCGAACGTGAACTTGCAGGGGCATCAGAACTTCCTTGCATTAACTGCAGCAAATTTCAAGATGACTTGGAGCAAGCGATAATCAGCAGAGTTGACTTggaacaaaaattaaaaatgatGGAAGAGTCTGTACTAGAGGTTACACAACAAAGAAGCGATCTAGAACAGTTAGCTGTTGATGTAAAACAGCAAGCTGAAGTCTTAAAATCAGCACTAGCTGAAAGAGAGAGTGAAAAATGTGAGTTAGCAGGAAGGCTGGCGGATGTGATGCGTGAGAGAGACTATTTGCTTTCCAAATGTGACAAATTTGAGCAAGTTTCTAAAGCAGCGACTAAGTTGGAAAGTGTCAATGAAGAGCTGACATGCAAGCTTGAAAGTATTCAGCACAATATGAATGAAGTTACCCAAGAGAAAAACGGTCTGGCATTGATGTTAGAGGAACTCGAAGTAGAAAAGGCAGTTCTGAAAGAGAATTTGGACAAATCAGAAGCGCTGATTGCATCTTTAACTCAGAAAAATAGCCAACAGACTTTCGAGCTAAAAAGTGAAATAACAAAAAACAAGCACCTGGATGAATGCTTGATTGAAGAGCACAAGAAAGTTGCCTTGCTGCAATCACAGCTGGAAACTGGGGCTTCAGAGGTTGCTTTGCTGATATCAGATCAAAAGGAGTTGAAGGAAAAGCTCACTTATGTTGAAGAAGACAGAAATTTGCACTCCATGGAAAGCACCAAGTTATCTTCACAGGTTGCAGAACTTTTGAGTGAAAAGCAACACTTGGATCGGAAGCTGCATGATGCAGAAGAGATCAGCGTTTTGCTGCAAGCAGAAATTAACAAAGTTTCTGCTGAGCTCAAAGCTGAACTATCTAATAAGAATGAGATGGAACAAACACTGGCCTCTCTTAAGCTTGAAGCTAATGAACTCCATAATATGGTACATCAGGGTGAAACGTCAGTCACAGAACTGGAGGCTTGCAAAAAAGATCTTGAACAGAAACTTGTTGCAGCAGACAAGCAGTTAGCAGAGGCATTCAAAGATCTAAGTGAACTTTCTGCAAATTTTGAGACAATGAAGAATGACAACGAAAGTTTGAGCAGAAAGCTGAGGGCAGCAGAGTTAAATGCTGCATCTTTCTCTTCAGTAAACAGTGAACTGCTTGCAAAACTTAATGACGCAAAGGAAAAGTCTGATGAACTACAAGAATGTTTGGCTCAAAAGGACGCAGAGATCACTGAAATGAGCTTGGAACTGATATCGGAGATCGACAGAATGAAAACTTTCCAAAGGGAGCTTGAACAACAGCTGCTGTCTGCTGAAGATTCCAGGAATGTGTTGTGTAAGGACGTGGAAGAGCTTATGGGTGAAGTAGAAGTACTCACAGATGAAAAAAGCCTTCTGAGCACAAAGGTTTCCGATGCTTGCATAGAGATTGCCTCTATGAAGGAAGATGTGGGCAAACTCCATTCTAACCTCGAAGATGCAGAAAAAAGGGCTTCTGACTCAGAAGTAGCAAGAAGGAATCTTGAagaacagctaatagagaggaCAACAAGAATACGAGAACTAGATGATCGACAGAGTCAGCTTTCCGGGACCATTGCTATGCTCGAGAGAGAAGCTGCCCTTCACTGCGAGAAGCtacaagaaaatgaaaaggGCTTGGTTACATTGTCAGAAAAGAACCGCCTGCTTCTTGATGACCTAAAAGCTGAACAGGCGCTGAGTGCAGCTTACAAGGAATCTGTAGTAAAACAATGTAACAAAGCCCTACAACTGCAGTCAGAGTTGGCAAGTGTCACTGCAACTGCAGCGTACGAACGGAAGAACCTGAAAAGAAGTGTAGATGAAGCCATCAAGACTGTAGAAGAACTCCGCCTTGCAAACAGCAAACTTGTCAACAACGAAAAGTCCCTTCTGGACGACAAGCAACAAGTGGTGAGGCAGCTTCAGGAAGCCCTAGCAGAGTCAGCCAATTTGCAAATGCAACTAAATGAGGCATGTGAGATACTCAACATTGAAAAAGCAGAGAGAAATAAACTTGAAGTGGAGATGGGCCGTCTCAAAGAGAGCACAGCTAAACTGCAAATGATGCTACAAGAGACTTGTGCCAACTTAACTGGCTCAGAAATGCAGCTGGCACAACTGCAAGGAAAGATGGAGAGTGCAGAAAGTATGATAGCTCTCCTGCGGCAGGAGAAAGAGTGTACTTCGGAACAGCTCAAGGTTGCTCAGCATGAAACAGCCACAGCAGCTCAGAAATTGAAAGAGTTAGAGCAAAACATAATTGCTTTGATGTCAGAAAAGGACCTTCTGACTTCCAAACTTGATTCTGAACAAGAAGAGTGCAATACTTTGAAAGCATTGCTACTTGAGAAAGACTCAAAAACATTGGAACTCGAATCACAGTTGTCACACTTTTCTGTTGAAGCAGCTGCCAAAGAACAGTTATGCAATGCAATGAAACAAAAGATTGAATGTTTGGCCGCCACCAATGAAGAGCTGAAACGTGACAACAACAAAACTGCAGGTCAGGTTGTTACACTGCAGGTAGAGCTACAAAATGCAAATGCCTGCGCTCAAgtcgaaaaaacaaaaaggacagAACTCGAAGCAAATCTGAAGGAGTCGCAAGCCCGTGGTGCCGTACTTGAGTCCCATCTACAAGATATTGCAAACAAAGCCAATGCCTTGCATGCATGCAAAGTGAATCTGTCTGAGCAGGTTGCATGTCTTCAGCAGCAACTAGTGCATGCTAAGGAGGACTGCAATAACATGCATCTTGAAGTAAGGGAACTGAAACAGTCTCTCGAGCAGCTGTCCTCTAGCAATGTGGAAAATGAGCGTCATGTCAAGAAATACACAACAGTGTGCCAGCATCTCGACAAAGAAAATCGCCATCTGTCTGACGAGCTCAAGAAGCTTAAGGAGGTCAAGGAAGA GTGCATTTCAGATATGAAGCTCAGGCTAAGGAAGGCAGAAGCTGATGGGGAGAA GTGGCAGAAGGCATACGAGTTACTCATGGCGAAAGTGGGTCCCTTTGAG GAACAACTCAACATGTATCAGCTGGAAAAACAAGCACTTGAAGAACAGAATGAAGCAACGACATCCCAACTCTCTGAGGTCTGCAGCAAGTATGCAAAGCTTCTGGGCCATCAAAACCATCGCCAAAAGATCCATTATGTTGATAAACTGGCTCAGCAAAATTTGCAAATGAAGCAG GAATTGTTCAAGCTCCGTGAGCAGACTCAAGTGCAAAGAGTTCAAATTGGCAAGCTGGAAATAGAACTGGTGCGGGCAACAGGAAAACGACATGGGAACGAATTAAAGGAAAACATTCATCCTGCATCATAG